In a genomic window of Melitaea cinxia chromosome 2, ilMelCinx1.1, whole genome shotgun sequence:
- the LOC123661633 gene encoding uncharacterized protein LOC123661633 → MNKSSFDAMPHLMHTQFGARVVRTRKYLDERLDVLDKLWAEFQGNDQRLSLYHNDTDPYFKENQYVQAREYFDSVRIKVASFSPARETSVSPTPGAGKPLESPAIPTTPKLQPRLTLPTSSNATKISTSDRGQATELMSLQRTNFRAFHRQINRLKINEIQDKWELEDELRNIQTRWNAIDALHLQIDNILQGSDTQYDSEFYAYEDSYKSIKRALNLKLTSTIHHEKSTPQIDLPTFTGKYTQWPTFYDLYVESIHNNNLITKTQKMQHLKSKLRGDAERIIQHLTISADNYDTAWELLTHRYNNPQLLFTKQIEIFINQPAAQKQSAYEIRRIYDTSMECIYAIKNLGIDTSTWDPLLVHIITKKLDTVTYNDYKEARKMPRELPSLSELMDFLESKFIALEPSGIRDREMSSSFKKYNQQKSVNNKTYKPQFQKEHRYGKLINKEYQSVATYMSNCPICDKKHPLYKCERFIKLTPGERYRIIEDFNLCHNCLYTHNKNLCTSMKKCKLCKKSHNTMLHDAYTININKQSTNSLTDMSSGSSTQLNTPTPQKYQVSLQQDAKQHCVNHVATDEEEILLTTLSIRVKALDGTYMTLRCLLDQGSQISLISENAAQMLGLPRQRYHASVSGIGNGSKHSKGVVKLECQSIYQDYAFTTQALVINHVINNLPNISFKKESWPHIQHIQLADPEYNVSRPIDLLLDASIYSEIIMSGLIKGPNMAPIAQQTKLGWILSGSVKTFKCHVITTDLSAISQYWELEEVNDSSIEMTPDEEYCEQFYQSTTKRLSNGRYEVALPMKPGFEKDLGESKTKAIAQFYNLEKKMNKNDCFSESYRNFMQEYEQSGHMSPVTKCSSFVHYLPHHGVQKNDSTTTKLRTVFNGSSKTSSGFSLNDLMERGPNLQKDLQHLILVWRQHKYVVTADIEKMFRQIMVRETDQHLQRIVWRSIQEAPLREYQLTTVTYGTKAAPYLAMRTIKQLAMDDAHKFPLAAKALMTSLYMDDLLEGCDNISQAKQLQREIIDILKGAGMNIRKWSSNAKELIEGLSANQLDTPLDFKGLENRKTLGLRWIPSSDIFVFKNIFEDENSDDVITKRQLLSNISKVYDPMGFLSPLSVRAKLLFQQTWSEETTDWDTQLSNTITNEWIKLKRDYQQIDQFKIPRYIGDKNHYTIHGFCDASEKAYACAIYAVTINSKGKYTSTLVTAKTKLAPLKKKLSLPKLELCGALLLSRLIKKVIQTLPDNLQVFAWTDSMVVLGWLYGDVNRWKQFVANRVRTILNIIPSSSWHHVKSEDNPADCASRGLSTQQLLEHHLWWHGPQWLLTFNSSTMKEEKYQPPRLEIKASSVTAALSYKNALVLQLLNECSSIERLITIIGWLTRYTQWLRRKQILHQNYLSSLSRQDVRVNAH, encoded by the exons ATGAATAAAAGCTCGTTCGACGCCATGCCGCATCTGATGCACACTCAGTTTGGAGCTCGCGTTGTTAGG ACCCGTAAATACTTGGACGAGCGACTCGATGTCCTTGACAAATTATGGGCCGAGTTCCAAGGTAACGACCAACGGTTGTCGCTCTACCATAACGATACTGAtccttattttaaagaaaatcaatacGTACAGGCAAGAGAATACTTTGATTCTGTACGCATCAAGGTAGCGTCATTTTCGCCAGCAAGGGAGACTTCTGTGTCACCGACACCAGGAGCTGGCAAACCACTGGAATCACCTGCGATTCCGACAACACCAAAGCTGCAGCCAAGACTCACATTGCCAACAAGTTCAAATGCCACTAAGATCTCAACGTCGGATCGAGGTCAGGCAACAGAATTGATGTCACTGCAAAGAACAAACTTCCGAGCTTTTCATCGACAAATAAATCGcttgaaaataaatgaaatccAAGACAAATGGGAGCTGGAAGACGAGTTACGCAACATACAAACGCGCTGGAACGCAATAGACGCTTTGCACTTGCAAATAGATAATATCCTACAAGGATCGGATACCCAGTACGATAGTGAGTTTTACGCCTACGAAGATTCATATAAGTCAATCAAAAGGGCGTTGAATCTTAAACTCACATCGACCATTCATCACGAAAAATCGACACCACAGATCGACTTGCCTACGTTTACAGGCAAATATACGCAATGGCCTACGTTTTATGACTTATACGTAGAAAGTATTCATAATAacaatttgattacaaaaactCAGAAGATGCAACACCTAAAGAGCAAATTACGAGGAGATGCTGAACGAATCATCCAACATCTAACTATCTCAGCGGACAACTACGACACAGCGTGGGAATTGTTGACACACAGATATAACAATCCACAAttgttatttactaaacaaatcGAAATCTTTATTAATCAGCCAGCCGCTCAAAAACAATCAGCGTACGAGATTAGACGTATTTACGACACGTCAATGGAATGTATCTACGCTATTAAAAACTTGGGTATCGATACAAGTACCTGGGACCCATTATTAgtacatattattacaaaaaagctgGATACAGTCACCTATAACGACTACAAGGAAGCCCGGAAAATGCCACGAGAATTACCTTCACTCTCGGAGCTAATGGACTTCTTAGAGAGCAAATTCATCGCTTTAGAACCAAGCGGCATAAGAGATAGAGAAATGTCGtcatcattcaaaaaatataatcaacaaaaATCAGTTAATAACAAGACTTACAAGCCTCAATTTCAAAAGGAGCATCGGtatggaaaattaataaataaagaatatcaaaGCGTTGCGACATACATGTCAAATTGCCCGATTTGTGACAAGAAACATCCCTTATACAAATGCGAAAGGTTTATCAAATTAACACCGGGCGAACGTTATCGAATTATCGAAGATTTTAACCTTTGTCATAATTGCTTGTACACACATAACAAGAATTTATGTACGTCAATGAAAAAATGCAAACTATGTAAAAAGAGTCATAACACAATGTTACATGACGCCTAtactataaacattaataagcaGTCTACAAACTCGCTGACTGACATGTCTAGTGGGTCATCAACCCAACTGAATACTCCAACTCCGCAAAAATATCAAGTCTCGTTGCAACAAGATGCTAAGCAACATTGCGTCAATCACGTCGCTACGGATGAAGAAGAGATTTTACTGACTACCTTGTCTATCAGAGTTAAGGCCCTTGATGGCACATATATGACATTGAGATGTCTGCTCGACCAAGGCTCTCAGATTTCCCTAATATCGGAAAACGCCGCTCAGATGCTGGGCTTGCCGCGGCAACGGTACCATGCTTCGGTATCTGGTATTGGTAACGGATCGAAACATAGCAAAGGAGTCGTCAAGCTCGAGTGTCAGTCTATTTACCAAGATTACGCGTTTACGACGCAAGCATTAGTCATCAATCACGTCATTAACAATTTACCAAACATATCCTTCAAGAAAGAATCGTGGCCTCATATACAACACATACAACTAGCCGACCCGGAATACAACGTATCTAGGCCTATCGATCTATTACTAGACGCAAGCATATATTCAGAAATTATAATGAGCGGCCTGATCAAAGGTCCGAACATGGCTCCAATAGCCCAACAAACAAAGTTAGGCTGGATACTATCGGGTAGCGTGAAAACGTTTAAATGTCACGTGATTACTACAGACCTGTCAGCGATTTCTCAATATTGGGAGCTAGAAGAAGTCAATGATTCGTCTATCGAAATGACTCCAGACGAAGAGTATTGTGAACAATTCTATCAATCAACAACAAAACGTTTATCAAACGGACGATATGAAGTGGCCCTCCCCATGAAACCGGGATTTGAAAAGGACCTCGGTGAATCGAAAACAAAGGCAATTGCTCAGTTCTACAACTTAGAAAAGAAGATGAATAAAAACGATTGCTTCTCGGAAAGCTACAGAAATTTTATGCAAGAATACGAACAAAGTGGTCACATGTCTCCCGTTACAAAATGTAGTTCATTTGTACACTATCTTCCTCATCACGGTGTACAAAAAAACGACTCTACAACAACTAAACTACGAACGGTATTCAATGGATCATCAAAAACATCAAGTGGATTCAGCTTAAATGACTTGATGGAGCGTGGTCCGAATTTGCAAAAGGATTTACAGCATCTCATCTTAGTATGGCGACAACATAAGTATGTCGTTACTGCTGACATAGAGAAAATGTTTCGTCAAATAATGGTTCGAGAAACCGATCAACATCTGCAACGTATTGTCTGGAGAAGCATACAAGAAGCCCCCTTAAGGGAGTACCAATTGACTACGGTCACGTATGGTACAAAGGCGGCCCCTTATCTCGCTATGCGTACTATAAAGCAGCTAGCTATGGATGACGCACACAAGTTTCCCCTGGCAGCTAAAGCGCTAATGACGTCATTATACATGGATGATCTGCTCGAAGGTTGTGATAATATCTCTCAAGCAAAACAGTTACAAAGAGAGATCATCGATATCCTGAAGGGAGCCGGCATGAATATTCGGAAGTGGTCCAGCAATGCAAAGGAACTGATTGAAGGGCTATCCGCTAATCAATTAGACACTCCGTTAGATTTTAAGGGCCTAGAAAACCGAAAAACCTTAGGCTTACGCTGGATTCCGTCGTCAGATATtttcgtattcaaaaatatattcgaaGATGAAAACAGTGATGACGTCATAACTAAAAGACAACTCCTTTCGAACATTTCCAAGGTATATGATCCCATGGGATTTCTCAGCCCCCTTTCAGTTCGGGCAAAGCTTTTATTCCAACAAACTTGGTCTGAAGAAACCACGGATTGGGATACACAATTGTCGAATACCATAACGAATGAATGGATAAAGCTGAAACGTGACTATCAACAAATAGACCAGTTTAAAATTCCTAGATACATAGGCgataaaaatcattatacaaTTCATGGATTTTGTGACGCATCCGAAAAAGCATATGCTTGCGCTATTTATGCCGTCACGATAAATTCTAAGGGCAAGTACACATCGACGCTTGTGACTGCTAAGACAAAATTAGCACCCTTGAAGAAAAAACTATCCTTGCCAAAACTTGAGCTATGTGGAGCACTGCTACTATCACggcttataaaaaaagtaattcaaaCCTTGCCTGATAATCTACAAGTATTTGCCTGGACCGACTCCATGGTGGTTCTTGGTTGGTTATATGGAGATGTCAATAGGTGGAAACAGTTCGTGGCTAACAGAGTTCGAACTATCCTCAATATAATTCCATCATCGTCATGGCATCATGTTAAATCTGAAGATAACCCTGCAGACTGCGCCTCGAGAGGACTGTCAACACAGCAGTTATTGGAGCATCATTTATGGTGGCACGGCCCGCAGTGGTTGTTAACATTTAATTCGAGTACAATGAAGGAAGAAAAATATCAACCACCACGCTTAGAAATAAAAGCATCCAGTGTGACCGCAGCCTTATCTTATAAAAATGCTTTAGTATTGcaattattaaatgaatgtaGCTCAATAGAGCGCTTAATCACTATAATCGGCTGGCTCACACGTTATACACAATGGTTGCGACGTAAACAAATACTTCATCAAAATTATCTTTCTTCTTTGAGTCGGCAGGATGTACGggtcaacgcacattga